The Roseimicrobium gellanilyticum genome includes a region encoding these proteins:
- a CDS encoding VWA domain-containing protein produces MIGEFHFIRPLWLLALVPACFLWWMLRRHVDAAQTWRGIVAPHLLLHLLSGREHRAKFHPLDLVALGWLVGSVAVAGPTWKREPTPFAEDTAALAIVIKVTPSMMTEDVQPSRLARAAEKVHDLLKERAGAKTSLIAYAGTAHVVMPLTSDAGIIDTFAQALDPKIMPEDGDAAAEAMKLAEQSLKDAGSGSILWITDSISPEQATPLATWHRSSPLPVRLLPALYPGAELDAVRSASGAVGADVVLLSPDDADVHTLARSAKFAAVLSGGDPSSRWQEAGYWLTPVLALLMLPFFRRGWMVPTASASR; encoded by the coding sequence ATGATCGGCGAGTTTCATTTCATTCGGCCACTGTGGTTGCTGGCCCTTGTGCCTGCTTGCTTCTTGTGGTGGATGCTGCGCCGTCATGTGGATGCTGCGCAGACGTGGCGGGGCATTGTTGCCCCACACCTGCTGCTGCACCTTCTAAGCGGTCGCGAACATCGGGCGAAATTTCATCCGCTGGATCTCGTCGCGCTTGGCTGGCTGGTGGGCTCGGTCGCGGTCGCCGGTCCCACGTGGAAGCGTGAACCCACTCCGTTCGCAGAGGACACGGCTGCTTTGGCGATTGTGATCAAAGTTACTCCTTCCATGATGACGGAGGATGTGCAGCCCAGCAGGCTCGCCCGTGCGGCGGAGAAGGTACATGACCTCCTGAAGGAGCGTGCCGGCGCGAAGACGAGCCTCATTGCCTACGCAGGTACTGCGCATGTGGTCATGCCACTGACGTCGGATGCAGGCATCATCGATACCTTTGCGCAGGCCCTGGACCCGAAGATCATGCCTGAGGATGGCGACGCCGCTGCCGAAGCGATGAAGCTGGCGGAGCAATCGCTGAAGGATGCGGGCTCCGGTTCCATCTTGTGGATCACGGACAGCATCTCTCCTGAGCAGGCGACACCGCTTGCCACCTGGCACCGATCCTCACCTCTGCCAGTGCGTCTCCTGCCTGCGCTCTATCCCGGCGCGGAACTGGATGCGGTGCGGAGTGCCTCCGGCGCCGTGGGGGCTGACGTGGTGCTCCTCTCACCCGATGACGCGGATGTGCATACGCTGGCACGTTCCGCGAAGTTTGCCGCCGTCCTCTCCGGCGGTGATCCCAGCAGCCGCTGGCAGGAGGCAGGCTACTGGCTCACACCGGTGTTAGCGCTGCTCATGCTGCCCTTCTTCCGTCGTGGGTGGATGGTGCCCACCGCATCTGCTTCCCGCTAG